A single window of Paenibacillus sp. FSL H8-0537 DNA harbors:
- a CDS encoding SNF2-related protein: protein MYGFSAAPDAALVTRKLHPLVDLQYDRSTLDELQNRIAKNGPWDDWTLYQLSMEAEQAKRIESFEQLQCLRSLPMLEPMPHQISTARKVLHEMGGRAILADEVGLGKTIEAGLVLKEYIVRGLVRRTLILVPASLVLQWVRELNQKFGISAVAQKKAHTWHYDVVVASIDTAKRDPHRDVILGTDYDMVIIDEAHKLKNKKTTNYQFVTELRKKYCLLLTATPVQNNLDELYNLITLLKPGQLGRQSEFAANFVVDKRLPKNEEQLQTALSSIMIRNRRGDGGISFTKRFVKNIPLQLSTDEQALYDAVTAFVHERYDESGPDLSSMLSLVTLQREVCSSRDAVFLTLVNMFKKTAEDSPVRAKIWELVEFIKKIEANTKAEKALELVKEMNDKVIIFTEYRATQEYLLQYFRSHDMIAVPYRGGMNRGKKDWMMDLFRGRAQVLIATEAGGEGINLQFCHHMINFDLPWNPMRVEQRIGRVHRLGQTEDVKIYNLCTLGTIEEHIVHLLHEKINMFELVIGELDHILERFEKKDGSLEQQLARMLLESGGSETELRDKISDLASSITQIREEVQLAPELQAGAQIVSQMTALGQTVEIRHE, encoded by the coding sequence CTGTACGGATTTTCCGCCGCTCCAGATGCTGCTCTAGTCACCCGCAAGCTTCATCCGCTCGTAGATTTGCAATATGACCGTTCCACCTTAGATGAGCTGCAAAACCGCATTGCCAAAAACGGACCTTGGGATGACTGGACATTATATCAACTATCGATGGAAGCGGAGCAAGCGAAACGAATTGAAAGCTTCGAGCAGCTGCAATGCCTGCGCAGCCTGCCGATGCTCGAACCGATGCCCCATCAAATTTCGACTGCGCGCAAGGTGCTGCATGAAATGGGCGGACGCGCCATTCTCGCCGATGAGGTTGGACTTGGCAAAACGATTGAAGCTGGCCTCGTGCTGAAGGAATACATCGTCCGCGGGCTCGTGCGCCGTACGCTCATTCTCGTTCCCGCCTCGCTCGTTCTGCAATGGGTGCGCGAGCTGAATCAGAAATTCGGCATTTCCGCCGTTGCCCAGAAAAAAGCCCATACTTGGCATTACGACGTCGTCGTCGCTTCGATAGATACAGCCAAGCGCGATCCCCATCGCGACGTCATTCTCGGCACCGACTACGATATGGTCATCATCGACGAGGCGCATAAGCTCAAAAACAAAAAAACGACCAACTACCAGTTCGTCACCGAGCTGCGCAAAAAATATTGCCTGCTGCTTACCGCAACGCCGGTGCAAAACAATTTGGACGAGCTGTACAATTTGATCACTCTGCTCAAGCCTGGCCAGCTCGGCCGCCAAAGCGAGTTTGCCGCCAACTTCGTCGTTGACAAGCGTCTTCCGAAAAATGAGGAGCAGCTCCAAACGGCGCTGTCCAGCATTATGATTCGCAATCGCCGCGGCGACGGCGGCATTTCGTTTACGAAACGTTTTGTAAAAAATATTCCGCTGCAGCTGTCGACTGACGAGCAGGCGCTTTACGACGCAGTGACCGCCTTCGTGCATGAACGCTACGATGAGAGCGGTCCCGACCTTAGCAGCATGCTGTCCTTAGTCACGCTGCAGCGCGAAGTATGCAGCAGCCGTGATGCCGTCTTTCTGACACTCGTCAATATGTTCAAAAAGACGGCCGAGGATTCGCCCGTCCGCGCAAAAATATGGGAGCTCGTCGAGTTCATCAAAAAAATCGAAGCCAATACGAAGGCTGAGAAGGCGCTTGAGCTCGTTAAGGAAATGAACGATAAAGTCATTATTTTCACGGAATATCGGGCAACGCAGGAGTATTTGCTGCAATATTTCCGCTCCCACGACATGATTGCCGTTCCTTACAGGGGAGGGATGAACCGCGGTAAAAAGGATTGGATGATGGATCTCTTCCGCGGCCGGGCGCAAGTATTGATTGCAACGGAGGCAGGCGGCGAAGGCATCAATTTGCAGTTTTGCCACCATATGATCAACTTCGATCTGCCGTGGAACCCAATGCGCGTAGAGCAGCGGATTGGCCGCGTCCACAGGCTCGGACAAACCGAGGACGTAAAAATTTACAACCTATGCACCCTCGGCACGATAGAGGAGCATATTGTCCATTTGCTGCATGAGAAAATTAATATGTTTGAGCTTGTCATTGGCGAGCTGGATCATATTTTGGAGCGCTTCGAGAAAAAAGATGGCTCGCTGGAGCAGCAGCTTGCCCGCATGCTGCTCGAATCAGGCGGCAGCGAAACGGAGCTTCGCGATAAAATCAGTGATCTTGCCTCCTCGATTACGCAAATCCGCGAAGAGGTACAGCTTGCTCCTGAACTGCAGGCAGGTGCGCAAATTGTGTCACAAATGACAGCCCTTGGGCAGACGGTGGAGATACGACATGAATGA
- a CDS encoding GerAB/ArcD/ProY family transporter — MFIRNDDKITTTQTSIFITDSVLGAGILTLPRGVIEAAKTPDVWLSVLLGGFIVILVTMVMVKLSQQFPNHTVYQYSKRIVGTIPGGILGVCLIGYYIIIAGFEVRIFAEITMYYLLEGTPIWAIVIPFIWVGTYICFGGINSIARVFQLIFPISILILVLSYFLSIRLFDINNLRPVLGEGILPVFKGLKSTVLIFTGCEVIMTLVAHMQHPERAVKATFAGIGVPFVLYLMTVIVVIGGMSMDSVMNSTWPTIDLLRSFEITGLIFERFEFPFLVIWMMQLFCNFTSFYFNASLGISQVFHLKIHPVIFGLIPVIFITTMLPERINDIFKLGDTIGKMGIFLFFLVPVLLTVILLFRKKVLNHHV; from the coding sequence GTGTTTATTCGCAACGACGATAAAATCACCACAACACAAACATCGATCTTTATTACGGATTCAGTGCTGGGGGCTGGTATCTTGACCTTGCCCCGAGGTGTAATCGAAGCTGCAAAAACACCGGATGTCTGGCTTTCTGTGCTATTAGGCGGTTTTATTGTTATTTTGGTAACGATGGTCATGGTGAAATTAAGCCAGCAATTTCCTAATCATACGGTGTATCAATATTCTAAACGAATTGTAGGCACGATACCTGGCGGAATTTTAGGTGTTTGCTTGATTGGTTATTACATCATTATTGCCGGTTTCGAGGTAAGGATATTTGCAGAGATCACGATGTACTATTTGCTGGAAGGAACCCCTATTTGGGCTATTGTCATTCCCTTTATTTGGGTGGGCACCTATATTTGCTTTGGAGGAATTAATTCTATCGCACGGGTTTTTCAACTTATTTTCCCGATCAGTATTCTAATACTGGTGCTTTCGTATTTCCTGAGTATTCGATTGTTTGATATCAACAATTTACGTCCTGTTTTGGGTGAAGGTATTCTCCCCGTATTTAAGGGACTGAAATCAACTGTGCTTATATTTACAGGATGTGAAGTGATCATGACTCTCGTTGCACATATGCAGCATCCAGAGCGGGCAGTCAAAGCGACATTTGCAGGAATAGGCGTTCCTTTTGTGCTATATCTGATGACTGTAATCGTCGTTATAGGAGGAATGTCGATGGATTCGGTGATGAATAGTACCTGGCCTACCATCGACCTTCTGCGAAGCTTTGAAATTACGGGATTAATATTTGAGCGTTTTGAGTTTCCGTTTTTGGTCATTTGGATGATGCAGTTGTTTTGCAATTTCACCAGTTTTTACTTCAATGCTTCTTTAGGAATTTCACAGGTTTTTCATCTAAAGATTCACCCGGTGATCTTTGGATTAATCCCCGTTATCTTTATCACTACGATGCTTCCTGAGCGAATAAATGATATTTTTAAGCTAGGGGATACGATAGGCAAAATGGGGATCTTTTTATTTTTTCTCGTGCCGGTCCTGCTTACTGTCATATTGCTCTTTAGAAAGAAGGTGTTGAATCATCATGTATAA
- a CDS encoding Ger(x)C family spore germination protein, with the protein MYKFKNLLALLLLFSLFLTQGCWSSKEIEDLSVYAGLALDVGERPELERNLEREGATYYKKNLLTATIQIVPIKSFERQEKSSEKQLLKYSNLRLTGDSVFEIMRQYSTRRERPVIGHHLKVIVVSTKLAGQHQMDQLMDFVLRDNDIRPSCRVFFSKGRAYDTFISSQPEEVPAFRINSMINNSFRTNKVMKEVNLTRIDGLLRSKQSFLLQNIVSSKGEIEFSGAGIVKGATSKWIGDLNQENVESLSWIQGTGQGGVIKSYDWRNKGITYEIKSMHSKTNAKLQGDAISFHVAIESTGRLIENWDTQENPSKLEYLEGAEKVFEKRLTTMIDHVMRKMQSKYKVEVAGFGKVLSIKYPNKWKSVKDNWDEVFSQVPVTFEVKLTITDFGSSTE; encoded by the coding sequence ATGTATAAATTTAAAAATTTGCTTGCCTTACTTCTCTTATTCTCCCTTTTCTTAACGCAAGGCTGCTGGAGCAGTAAAGAAATTGAGGATTTAAGTGTTTATGCAGGTCTGGCACTAGATGTAGGTGAACGGCCTGAGCTTGAACGCAATCTGGAAAGAGAAGGCGCAACGTACTATAAAAAAAATCTATTGACAGCTACGATACAAATTGTTCCGATAAAATCGTTCGAACGGCAAGAAAAGTCGAGCGAGAAGCAATTGTTGAAGTATTCAAATTTGCGCCTGACAGGGGATTCTGTATTTGAAATTATGCGCCAATACTCAACTAGAAGGGAGCGCCCAGTCATTGGGCATCATCTTAAAGTCATTGTAGTTTCTACAAAATTGGCCGGGCAGCATCAGATGGACCAATTAATGGACTTTGTGCTGCGTGATAATGATATACGTCCAAGCTGTCGGGTGTTTTTTAGCAAGGGGAGGGCTTACGATACCTTTATCAGTAGTCAACCAGAAGAGGTTCCTGCTTTTCGGATAAACTCGATGATCAATAATAGCTTCAGAACCAATAAGGTCATGAAAGAGGTCAATCTAACTCGGATCGATGGATTGCTTCGTTCCAAACAAAGCTTTTTGCTGCAAAATATCGTCTCTTCAAAAGGGGAAATAGAATTTTCAGGTGCTGGAATTGTTAAGGGGGCTACTAGCAAGTGGATTGGCGATTTGAATCAAGAAAATGTGGAAAGCCTATCCTGGATTCAAGGGACAGGTCAAGGAGGCGTAATCAAAAGTTATGATTGGAGAAATAAAGGCATTACCTATGAGATTAAATCCATGCACAGTAAAACGAATGCCAAATTACAAGGTGATGCGATTTCCTTTCACGTTGCGATTGAATCAACCGGGAGATTAATTGAAAATTGGGATACGCAAGAAAACCCTTCCAAGCTAGAATATTTAGAGGGAGCAGAGAAGGTTTTTGAAAAAAGATTAACAACAATGATTGATCATGTCATGCGGAAAATGCAGTCGAAATACAAAGTGGAGGTAGCTGGATTTGGGAAAGTGCTCTCTATAAAATATCCTAATAAATGGAAAAGTGTTAAAGATAATTGGGATGAAGTATTTAGTCAGGTCCCCGTAACCTTTGAGGTCAAGTTGACGATTACTGATTTTGGTTCTTCTACAGAATAA
- a CDS encoding YqzE family protein: protein MASGDDLIKYVTVQVVEYMEKPKGERKQIKASAKAIREPWLTRWFGWGPVSLMMWWRGKSGRQR, encoded by the coding sequence ATGGCCAGCGGGGATGATTTAATCAAATATGTGACCGTTCAGGTTGTGGAGTATATGGAGAAGCCGAAAGGGGAACGCAAGCAAATAAAAGCGTCAGCGAAGGCGATAAGGGAGCCATGGCTGACGCGCTGGTTCGGCTGGGGGCCTGTCAGTCTTATGATGTGGTGGCGGGGTAAAAGCGGGCGTCAGCGATAA
- a CDS encoding YqhG family protein, with product MNEKQVHKFVQRYLEATQCQVLEKSPCHFTVKLSPDADRELTNRPYYWSFVDRTNAAPETMTYLLVTDREKYDAGQAGTLPAQQRVPLPGSGGAGAAGNAAGAAGSTDAAAFNGAASSVWPDADIASAAASASAPAPVNTAGAASAAPASSASGADAEGANSSGGAATAGTSQAAAADAALGRSLGFVHGSLNQTGLRIPREEMYFGSRKLDQLFGAAKSKGSYVFLFQEPERGAASPYSSTPYTAWLGINMRVEFACDRKREEIHSFGISLATGHCTEQFHDRASRLRLTPRLPANIHLAKNGLSFNKALSIMEQALERKLKSYDYEWAGAATERLEEELERIRLYYEPLIEHAADDELKQSVRVQYEQRQAEIRWQYEPRVTASAINCGIFHLEGIE from the coding sequence ATGAATGAGAAGCAGGTACACAAGTTTGTGCAGCGTTATTTGGAGGCGACCCAGTGCCAGGTTTTAGAGAAATCGCCCTGTCATTTCACGGTTAAGCTGTCACCTGATGCGGACCGGGAGCTGACGAACCGTCCCTACTACTGGAGCTTTGTCGATCGCACGAACGCTGCTCCCGAGACGATGACCTATTTGCTCGTAACCGACCGTGAAAAGTATGACGCGGGGCAAGCTGGGACGCTGCCCGCGCAGCAGCGCGTACCCTTACCGGGCTCGGGCGGAGCAGGTGCGGCAGGAAACGCAGCCGGGGCTGCAGGAAGCACAGATGCCGCTGCATTTAACGGTGCCGCAAGCAGCGTGTGGCCTGATGCGGACATAGCAAGTGCAGCGGCTAGTGCAAGTGCACCCGCGCCAGTTAACACGGCTGGTGCAGCTTCGGCCGCGCCAGCGAGTTCGGCATCTGGCGCTGATGCAGAAGGCGCCAATAGCAGCGGGGGTGCAGCTACAGCCGGAACGAGCCAAGCGGCGGCGGCTGATGCTGCGCTTGGCCGCTCGCTCGGCTTTGTACACGGCAGCCTCAATCAGACGGGGCTGCGCATTCCGCGCGAGGAAATGTATTTCGGCTCGCGCAAGCTCGATCAGCTGTTTGGTGCGGCAAAATCAAAGGGCAGCTACGTCTTTCTTTTTCAAGAACCGGAGCGTGGTGCCGCCTCGCCTTATAGCTCTACGCCTTATACCGCTTGGCTTGGCATCAATATGCGCGTGGAGTTCGCCTGCGACCGCAAGCGCGAGGAAATACACAGCTTCGGGATTTCGCTGGCTACGGGGCATTGCACCGAGCAGTTCCATGATCGGGCTTCGCGCCTTAGACTCACGCCGCGCCTGCCCGCTAACATTCATTTGGCGAAAAACGGCCTTTCTTTCAACAAGGCGCTGTCTATTATGGAGCAAGCGCTGGAGCGCAAGCTGAAAAGCTACGATTATGAATGGGCAGGTGCCGCAACCGAGCGGCTGGAGGAGGAGCTGGAGCGCATTCGGCTGTATTATGAGCCGCTAATCGAGCATGCGGCTGACGACGAGCTGAAGCAAAGCGTACGCGTGCAGTATGAACAGCGCCAAGCGGAAATCCGCTGGCAATATGAGCCCCGCGTGACGGCTTCCGCCATTAACTGCGGTATTTTCCATCTGGAAGGTATTGAATAG
- a CDS encoding divergent polysaccharide deacetylase family protein translates to MNANRSYLWKKRMARLLGLMLLVLCTSNEAGAASVFAEPQSQTQEQRHIAIVIDDFGNDMDGTEEMLKLPIKFTAAVMPFMPSTQKDAEEAHRLGHDVIVHMPMEPNKGLKKWLGPGAITADLSDAEVRKRINAAIDNVPHAIGMNNHMGSKVTADERIMRIVLDVCKQRGLFFLDSRTTYRTVVPKVSKEVGVPLLSNDVFLDDVYTIQHISKQMNEVQKHLATHVTCVVIGHVGPPGKKTAAVLRQSILSMNAAVSFVKLSDMVLQSFGDQLVLPNP, encoded by the coding sequence ATGAACGCAAATAGAAGCTATTTATGGAAAAAGAGGATGGCCAGGCTGCTTGGACTAATGCTGCTGGTTTTGTGCACGAGCAATGAAGCAGGAGCAGCTTCTGTATTTGCAGAACCCCAATCCCAGACACAGGAGCAGCGCCATATTGCCATCGTCATTGATGATTTCGGCAATGATATGGATGGTACGGAGGAGATGCTGAAGCTGCCGATCAAGTTTACAGCGGCGGTTATGCCGTTTATGCCGTCTACGCAAAAAGATGCAGAGGAGGCTCATCGTCTCGGTCACGATGTCATCGTGCATATGCCAATGGAGCCCAACAAGGGATTGAAAAAATGGCTCGGTCCCGGCGCTATTACGGCAGATCTAAGCGACGCCGAAGTCCGCAAGCGGATTAATGCGGCCATTGATAATGTGCCTCATGCGATTGGCATGAACAATCATATGGGGTCCAAGGTGACTGCGGATGAGCGGATTATGCGTATCGTGCTTGACGTATGCAAGCAGCGAGGGTTGTTTTTCCTCGATAGCCGGACGACCTATAGGACCGTTGTGCCGAAGGTATCCAAAGAGGTTGGCGTACCGCTGCTATCCAACGATGTTTTTCTCGATGATGTGTATACGATCCAGCATATTAGCAAGCAAATGAATGAAGTGCAGAAGCATCTCGCTACGCATGTTACCTGCGTTGTGATCGGTCATGTAGGGCCTCCGGGCAAAAAAACAGCGGCTGTTCTAAGACAGTCGATTCTGTCCATGAACGCCGCTGTTTCCTTCGTCAAGCTGTCGGATATGGTACTGCAATCATTTGGTGATCAGCTTGTATTGCCGAATCCCTGA
- a CDS encoding N-acetylmuramoyl-L-alanine amidase — protein sequence MLACFRCLIIMLLFCLPAHSTAMATGNSKASANEPAVPSHHSDPHAGHWTMPSSVVLIDAGHGGIDGGASAGGILEKDINLAVAKKLYLLLNSQGITAVLNRTDDYALSDDNRWHISGSRHRRDLSQRRQLTEEIPTQLLVSLHVNSTPDRSERGPLVLHQSSGESALLAFCIQDMLNRQQRTSFLPREGKPFYLLRRVYQPAVIVEMGFVSNSDDRTMLTDPREQLHIASAIASGIRQYKLITK from the coding sequence GTGCTTGCTTGCTTTCGTTGTTTGATCATTATGCTGCTCTTCTGCCTTCCCGCCCATTCTACAGCTATGGCAACAGGAAATAGCAAAGCTTCTGCAAATGAACCCGCCGTACCCTCTCATCATTCCGACCCCCATGCTGGACATTGGACGATGCCTTCATCCGTTGTACTCATTGATGCGGGTCATGGCGGTATTGATGGCGGCGCGTCAGCCGGGGGCATTTTGGAAAAAGATATTAACCTCGCTGTCGCCAAAAAGCTGTATTTGCTGCTGAACAGCCAAGGCATTACCGCCGTGCTGAATCGCACCGACGATTATGCGCTTAGCGACGATAATCGCTGGCATATTAGCGGCTCCCGTCATCGGCGTGACCTTTCCCAAAGGCGGCAGCTAACCGAGGAAATTCCTACGCAGCTGCTCGTTAGCCTGCATGTCAATTCGACACCCGACCGCTCGGAGCGCGGGCCGCTGGTGCTGCATCAAAGCAGCGGAGAAAGCGCCCTGCTTGCTTTCTGCATTCAGGACATGCTTAATCGCCAGCAGCGCACCTCCTTTTTGCCTAGGGAAGGCAAGCCCTTCTATCTGCTTAGACGCGTATATCAGCCAGCCGTTATTGTAGAAATGGGCTTTGTCAGCAATAGCGATGATCGAACGATGCTGACAGACCCCCGCGAGCAGCTGCACATTGCATCCGCCATCGCTTCAGGGATTCGGCAATACAAGCTGATCACCAAATGA
- a CDS encoding WGxxGxxG family protein, with translation MKKWLAILSLAVCLMMFLTVPAFADNMTRMDNTPGDEMRHEVNKGINATNRTMGTDMNRIDNGNTVSTNNYRANAADDDGFDWGWLGLLGLLGLAGMRNRGRDRA, from the coding sequence ATGAAGAAGTGGTTAGCGATTTTAAGCCTTGCAGTATGCTTAATGATGTTCCTCACTGTTCCTGCTTTTGCAGACAATATGACAAGGATGGACAATACGCCAGGCGATGAAATGCGTCACGAAGTCAATAAAGGAATTAACGCAACAAACCGCACGATGGGTACGGACATGAATCGCATCGACAACGGGAATACAGTTAGCACAAACAATTATCGAGCCAATGCCGCAGACGACGATGGTTTCGATTGGGGATGGCTTGGTCTGCTTGGCTTACTTGGACTTGCGGGCATGAGAAACCGCGGCCGCGATCGCGCATAA